The nucleotide sequence GGCTTGTCCAGTCTGCGTGGTCTGCCCAAGTTGCTTGGCGGGGGGCCGGGGCGTGTTTCGTTGCTGTACGCCCGCATCGTTTAGTCGGGGCGAGGAAGAGTGTTCAGGGATTTTCGCCGAATCGCGCCGCGCTTCTGACGCGGCAGGATCTTTCCAAACATGTGGACGACGTCTGGACGAAACGCGAAGCCCTTTGTGATCGCATCGGCGGTGGTGCTGACCGGTTGTGGGCTATCGATTCCGGGGTTTTACGACTGGACGGAATCGGACCAAAGCGACCAGTCCCATTTGCTTTGGATCATTCCGCTGGCCAGCTGGAGCATTTCCAGCGTTCTATGTTTCGTCGCCGGTCGCTATTGGCCCGGTGCATTTCGGCTTGATGGCGATTCATCGGTTTGCAGTGGCGGCACGTCGGGCAGATCGGAATTGGGACAAGCACGCTATGGATTGCGGTGGCTGTTGATGGTGCCCTTGGTTGTTGCTGCGGTGATCGTCGGATGCCAGAAGATCCCGTTGGCAACGACCGTGGTGGTTTGCATCGGTGCGTGGTCGGCGTGGGGATTCAGTTTGTGGCGACGTCGCATGGTCCGTCCCGAACTGGCGGTGTTGGTTCTGGGGATGATGTTGCCCTTTGTTTGGGTGTACACCGATGCGGCTTTGATTAATGAGTTTCCGTGGACTGTTTTGGCCAGTCTTGCGATGCCCGGAATTTTGACGGCCATGCTGTCGGGCCAGTTCTTGGAAAGCTCCATTCATCAAGCCGCGTGGTTGCCTTTCATCACGACGGCGGTGCACTTGTTGTTCGGCGTGGTGGTGATCCGTTTCCATGCTCGACTGGGGCACTATTTCATCCTGTTCATCACGCACGTGTCGCTGATGGGATCGATCGTGCTGCAGATGTTGGTGCGAGCCTAAACCGGATGACGGGTGAGACCAAAGGTCGATGGCTTCTCGCGTTCAGCGTTTTTTGGATCCGTCGATTGCCCGTCAAGGGTTGGAATGGGGTTTGCTTTTTTAGAATGCACTGACTTTCATTTGTTGAACCCTGGATCATCACACACCATCGCAATGGATCAACCGCAAGCACATTGGCAGGATTCCTTTCACCAGTGGGCGCGTCATCTGGCATCGGACGTCGATGACGCGTTTGACGCCGGACTTCGTAAGCTTCGCAAACGATATGGCAGACCCGGAACGCCACAGCTTTATCCCTATCTGGGGCACGCGACCCGGCAATCGATTCACTTGAGCGGGCGTGTGCTGCGGAACCCGCCGCTGGATCCCGATTTTCGCAATGACCGCTGGTGGGACAACATGCTGGACGCCGTGCGTCGGTTTGCATCCGACGAAGTCCCTGGCGTGGTCGTTCGTGCCAATGTTGGTGATCAAGATGCTCGGGCGACCAGCGACCGGGAAGGCTATTTCCATCTGGAAGTTCCACGCGTCGGCGAATCCGCCGGGCCGATTCCGTATTGGTCATCCGCGGTGTTGCGGATCGAAGGTTCACGGAGCTCGGGTGTCGTTTCACCCGTTGTTTGCCCCTTCGTCACGGTGCCACCATCGGCACGTTTTGCGGTGGTCAGCGACGTCGACGATACGATTTTGCACACCGGTGCGACCAGCCTGATGACCATGGCCAAGTTGACGTTTTTTGGCAATGCGCGAACTCGAGCACCGCTGGATGGCGTGGCCGGGCTTTACCAGTGGTTGCAAGGCGATGACCAGTTTGACGTCGACCCGATCAACCCGATCTTTTACGTGTCCAGTTCGCCTTGGAACTTACACGACTTGTTATCGGACTTCTTGGAGTTGAATTCCATTCCCGCCGGTCCGCTGTTATTGCGAGATCTGGGAATCGACCGTGACAAGTTCATCAAGTCAGGTCATGACCACAAAAAGGTCAAAGCGTTGCGGTTGATGAACGACTATCCCGATTTGCCTTTCATCCTGATTGGTGACTCTGGACAGGAAGACGCCAGACTGTATGCCGAGATCGCCGCCGAGCATCCGGATCGCATTGCCGCCATCTTGATTCGTGATGTGGATCCTGATCAGATCAGCCATCATGATGAAAAGGTCGATGTGCACGTTCGTCGCTGCGATGAATTGGGCGTACCGATGTACCTGATCAAAGACAGCATCGACGCCGCGCGGCGTTTGATTGATCAAGGTCTGATGTCGACGCAGCACCTGTCTCGAATCGAAGCGGCCACCGCACGTGACAGGCAACGGTCGGCGACGCCGTTTCAGCCCTGATCCCATTGCATTTGTTCGTGCGCTTCACACGGTTGCCGCGATTCCCTGGACGGCGGTCGATGTGCCACACAATTCTTGAATGGCCCCGCGTACCGCCGCGATACCCGCCGGTTGAAATAACACCGAGTTGTGCGTTGCATTGATCGTTTTCAGCTCATGCAAATCACTCGGCGGGGCCTTCATCAGCCATTCCCAACGCGTCCACAGAACGATCCGCTGGACGTTCGGCGGATAATCCGATTGCACTGCTTGGCGGTCCGACATGATGCGGATTTCCTGGCTGAATCGACCCAACAGTGGTCGCACCCGTCGTGCCATCGGAACGGCATCGATGACCGGTGCGATGGACACAGCCTTGATCACCTTGGGCGATTCGGAATGGTCGCGACATGCCAGAGCAGCACGTGCCACCCAGTCGCCAAAGGAATGAGTGACCAAGACCCAGCGATCGACTGGTCCGGCGTCGATTCGATCTCGTAGTTGCCCGACGGTCTTTGACAGATTCGAAAACACGCGGGGATAGTCGAACAGCACGGTGGTCGCGAATCTGTCACGCAGTGCCCGGTGCAGCGGACGCATCATCCAGGCGGGTGACATGAATCCAGGTATCAGAATCAGACCGGTCGTGGGAAATTCGATTTTGGGCATGTTTTTGGAGCGATGGACACGATTCGCTTTCGCAAGCGGTTTTCAAGATCGACATGGCCTGAACGTTCCAGCGATGACCGATTCGACTGCCCGTGGTGCACATGTGATACCAAAAAAAACGGGCCCGCCGGTCAGGTTGCCGGTGGGCCCGTTGTCGGATCGACCAAACGAAGGGTTTGATCAAGTTCATTCAGTGGGATTAGCGTTGAAAGATACGCGTCGGTTCTTCTGCGCGGATCCGACCGTCCAATTCATTGCTGACCAGTTCGGCTTGCATTTGAGTCGGGCCATTCCCGTCGCCCTTGGCGGTCACAGTGTAGGTGACTTCATCACCGGGCTTCAGCGTTTCGATCGGTTGAAAGACGACGTGGTTGCCTTCGGACTTCACTTCCGTCGGCCCATCGGCTTGGACGAAGGAGAGTTGCTCGGGCAATCGAGCCGACAGCTTCACATTTTGATCGGGCGCATCGCCTTCGTTCCAAACGCGAATGGTGTAAACCACTTCGTCGCCCTTCTTGACCGGATCTTCGTCGTCCACGACGGTCAATTGCAGAGCAGCCAGACGCACAATCTTGGTATTCGCGGTGGCAGTCGACGATGCACGCGAGGTGGCATTGTCTTGGTCTTCGGCGGCGTCAACGGTACAAACATTCGTGGCGACGACTTTGGTCATCACGCTGTCCAGTTCGCCGGGGCGAATGGCATAGTCGAACGTGGCGGATTGGCCGGGTTCCAATCGGTCAATCGTCAGCGTGCGATCGGCCATCTGGGCGTTTTGATCGCGGTTGTTCGACGATTCGTTGTTGTTTGAACCGGTGTCGGAAGAACCGTTTTGGTTCGACTTCGATTCGTTGCCGTTGTTGTTCTGCTTCTTGGCACGATTCATTTGCGGATCGCTCAGATCGACCAGGTTGGCGTCTTGCGGCCACATCACTTTTACGCGGACGTCTTCGGCCGTCGCATCACCGCGGTTGGTGATCGTGGCGGTGAATTGAGCCAGTTCGTCGCCGTACAGACGATTGGGGCCATCGACATTGGCGGCCAAGTCGGCGGCGACAACTTTGGTCGTCGTCTTTTGGCTGCGTGACTTCAAATCGGTGTCGTCGGCCTTGGCGGTCGCACGACTGCTGAATTCGCCCGTTTTCGACGCGTAAACCCGAGCGACGAAGCGCCGAGTGTCGCCGGCTTTCAGACCATCGATGTCGAATTTAAGCTCGCTTTCGCCATCGATCGTTGCCAAGCCTTTGCCTAGCGAATCGGTGATCGTGATTGGGCCGACGTCGCCGGTTCCGCCGTTCTTCAAGGCGTATTCCAATTCGATCGTGTTGCACCGATTCGCGGTCTTGGGGGCGACTTTGGTCAGCTCCAATTGCGGTTTGACGGCACGCGCGGTCACACACATCGCCGGCTTGTAGTCGACGATTTCCAAACAGCTGCGTAGTTCGCCCTGTTTGTCCGCGGTCGCCTGAATGTCGAAGGTCTTGGTTTCGCCGGGCTTCAACGTCGCGATCGACAGAGTGTTGTTCTTGTTCGATCGTTGGTTGTTCTGTTTCTTCGACTTGTCTTGCGAAGACTGGTTGCCGGATGCTTGGTCGCCAGATGGTTGATCGGCTTTGTCGCCTTGCATGGCAACCGAATCAATGCTGACGCCTTGCATGTTTTTCTGCGCCAACTTGATGGCATGCAAGGTCACATTGTCGGAAACGTTTTCAACGTCCACGGTGTATGAAAAAGAATCACCCAC is from Crateriforma conspicua and encodes:
- a CDS encoding COG1361 family protein encodes the protein MTSMGRSLAMFATVVATATAIQAQNNESSMRTGDGLIAVHTSWPEEVRVGDSFSYTVDVENVSDNVTLHAIKLAQKNMQGVSIDSVAMQGDKADQPSGDQASGNQSSQDKSKKQNNQRSNKNNTLSIATLKPGETKTFDIQATADKQGELRSCLEIVDYKPAMCVTARAVKPQLELTKVAPKTANRCNTIELEYALKNGGTGDVGPITITDSLGKGLATIDGESELKFDIDGLKAGDTRRFVARVYASKTGEFSSRATAKADDTDLKSRSQKTTTKVVAADLAANVDGPNRLYGDELAQFTATITNRGDATAEDVRVKVMWPQDANLVDLSDPQMNRAKKQNNNGNESKSNQNGSSDTGSNNNESSNNRDQNAQMADRTLTIDRLEPGQSATFDYAIRPGELDSVMTKVVATNVCTVDAAEDQDNATSRASSTATANTKIVRLAALQLTVVDDEDPVKKGDEVVYTIRVWNEGDAPDQNVKLSARLPEQLSFVQADGPTEVKSEGNHVVFQPIETLKPGDEVTYTVTAKGDGNGPTQMQAELVSNELDGRIRAEEPTRIFQR
- a CDS encoding esterase/lipase family protein is translated as MPKIEFPTTGLILIPGFMSPAWMMRPLHRALRDRFATTVLFDYPRVFSNLSKTVGQLRDRIDAGPVDRWVLVTHSFGDWVARAALACRDHSESPKVIKAVSIAPVIDAVPMARRVRPLLGRFSQEIRIMSDRQAVQSDYPPNVQRIVLWTRWEWLMKAPPSDLHELKTINATHNSVLFQPAGIAAVRGAIQELCGTSTAVQGIAATV
- a CDS encoding App1 family protein yields the protein MDQPQAHWQDSFHQWARHLASDVDDAFDAGLRKLRKRYGRPGTPQLYPYLGHATRQSIHLSGRVLRNPPLDPDFRNDRWWDNMLDAVRRFASDEVPGVVVRANVGDQDARATSDREGYFHLEVPRVGESAGPIPYWSSAVLRIEGSRSSGVVSPVVCPFVTVPPSARFAVVSDVDDTILHTGATSLMTMAKLTFFGNARTRAPLDGVAGLYQWLQGDDQFDVDPINPIFYVSSSPWNLHDLLSDFLELNSIPAGPLLLRDLGIDRDKFIKSGHDHKKVKALRLMNDYPDLPFILIGDSGQEDARLYAEIAAEHPDRIAAILIRDVDPDQISHHDEKVDVHVRRCDELGVPMYLIKDSIDAARRLIDQGLMSTQHLSRIEAATARDRQRSATPFQP